A single Saccharolobus shibatae B12 DNA region contains:
- a CDS encoding DEAD/DEAH box helicase: MEILSEINDKLKTFNARIAHVHTETFLEPELGPSINEMDIDDKLKKTITEYGIERLYKYQYEAYRKIKNKENVMIISGTGTGKTEAFLIPILDLALRGERSILIYPTKALARDQLTRVYKLAGELQLNIGIFDGDTPEKERERLYRNPPHILITNPDMIHLGLALSNRFRFLLRTADHFIFDEVHVYEGVLGAHIRNLADRIKEFKNDIHIVASSATIGATKYLFGELFGVEGEIIEGTRRRKGIALHGLIDSGNSSRWTLAAYLAAVLVKKGLKVLVFTDSQQMTELVAKIADRFRVNLEVHRAGLNAEERIKVEEKLRNGELDGVVATPTLELGIDIGSIDAVIMAENPPSYTKYIQRAGRAGRRNNAGLIFTILGDDPIDSYYLRHPEEFFNRKIQPLTFDPSNMEVIKIHALAYLAEKYRIRLDNLPPLWKKAYEILNIEGKAKIIGSNVLAVSETKKYLASTSLRSVGPIVRIYEDKKKIGERELPAALHDLYPNAVYLISKKTYVIEELDIDRLIAKARKVNSELSYYTKPLYSMDLLEFNKKDEREVYGEKVEYGEMKLLMRVEGYVTYDVYSKGKGGRNEYFYENPISFTYNTKGLLIYHPLIDDFTLIDHMEAYHATEHVLISAARVAAGASLTDLGGISYPSGHVVIYDSSIGGSGVAKLLFERLDQAYEVALDIVKNCNCEDGCPNCVYSPYCGNNNKYLSRKKSLRLIDGLIRGSIGGGSKDREGSPIA; the protein is encoded by the coding sequence GTGGAAATTCTTAGTGAAATAAATGATAAGCTAAAAACGTTCAATGCTAGGATAGCGCACGTTCATACGGAAACTTTTCTTGAACCCGAATTAGGACCATCCATAAATGAAATGGATATTGACGATAAGTTAAAGAAAACTATTACAGAATATGGAATTGAACGACTATATAAATATCAATATGAAGCATATAGAAAAATAAAAAATAAGGAAAACGTAATGATAATATCGGGAACTGGAACCGGTAAAACTGAAGCATTTTTGATACCAATTCTAGACCTAGCGCTAAGGGGTGAAAGAAGCATTCTAATATATCCCACAAAAGCTCTGGCAAGAGACCAACTTACTAGAGTTTACAAATTAGCGGGAGAGTTGCAATTGAATATTGGGATTTTCGATGGAGATACACCCGAAAAAGAAAGAGAAAGATTGTATAGAAACCCTCCTCATATATTAATAACTAATCCAGATATGATACATTTAGGTTTAGCACTAAGTAACAGATTTAGATTCTTATTAAGGACAGCTGATCATTTTATATTTGATGAAGTTCACGTATATGAGGGCGTTTTAGGTGCGCACATTAGAAATCTAGCCGATAGAATCAAGGAGTTCAAAAACGATATTCACATAGTGGCCTCAAGTGCGACTATAGGCGCTACTAAATACTTATTTGGGGAGTTGTTCGGAGTTGAGGGGGAAATTATAGAAGGTACAAGAAGAAGAAAAGGAATTGCACTACATGGTCTAATAGATAGTGGTAATTCTAGTAGGTGGACATTAGCAGCTTATTTGGCTGCAGTTCTAGTTAAAAAAGGGTTGAAAGTACTTGTGTTTACCGATTCTCAACAGATGACAGAATTAGTAGCTAAAATAGCTGATAGATTTAGAGTGAATCTGGAAGTACATAGGGCAGGTTTAAATGCCGAAGAGAGGATAAAAGTAGAGGAAAAATTAAGAAATGGAGAACTGGACGGAGTAGTTGCTACACCTACATTGGAATTAGGAATAGACATAGGAAGTATAGATGCAGTGATAATGGCAGAAAATCCACCAAGTTATACTAAATATATTCAGAGGGCTGGTAGAGCGGGAAGGAGGAATAATGCCGGATTAATATTTACAATTTTAGGAGATGATCCTATAGATAGCTACTATCTTAGGCATCCAGAGGAGTTCTTCAACAGAAAAATTCAACCGCTAACATTTGATCCTTCAAACATGGAAGTAATTAAGATTCACGCTTTAGCATATTTGGCTGAAAAATATAGAATAAGATTAGATAATTTACCTCCTCTCTGGAAAAAAGCATATGAAATATTAAATATTGAAGGAAAAGCCAAAATTATAGGCAGCAACGTTTTGGCAGTTTCAGAAACTAAAAAGTACCTTGCCTCCACATCTCTTAGAAGTGTAGGTCCTATTGTAAGAATATACGAAGATAAGAAGAAAATTGGTGAAAGAGAACTTCCAGCAGCACTACATGATTTATATCCAAACGCAGTGTACTTAATTTCAAAAAAGACCTACGTTATAGAAGAGCTTGATATTGACAGATTAATAGCAAAAGCAAGAAAAGTTAATAGTGAATTGTCATATTATACTAAACCCCTCTATTCGATGGATTTGTTGGAGTTTAATAAGAAGGATGAGAGGGAAGTGTACGGAGAAAAGGTAGAGTATGGAGAAATGAAACTACTCATGAGAGTAGAGGGTTATGTAACTTATGACGTATATTCAAAAGGTAAAGGTGGGAGGAATGAATACTTCTATGAGAACCCCATTTCGTTTACATATAACACAAAGGGACTGCTGATATATCATCCTTTAATAGATGACTTCACTCTAATAGACCATATGGAGGCTTACCATGCAACCGAACATGTATTAATATCTGCAGCAAGAGTTGCCGCAGGAGCTTCTTTAACTGATTTAGGTGGAATAAGCTATCCTAGTGGACATGTCGTAATATATGACTCTTCCATAGGTGGAAGTGGTGTCGCCAAATTGCTATTTGAAAGATTAGACCAAGCTTATGAAGTTGCCTTAGATATAGTTAAGAATTGTAATTGTGAGGATGGATGTCCTAATTGCGTATATAGCCCATATTGTGGTAATAATAATAAATATTTATCAAGGAAAAAATCATTAAGATTAATAGATGGGTTAATAAGAGGTTCAATCGGGGGAGGAAGTAAGGATAGGGAGGGAAGTCCAATTGCATAA
- a CDS encoding MogA/MoaB family molybdenum cofactor biosynthesis protein, producing the protein MSSHKQHRQHAPTNINFYVITISTSRYEKMMKKEPVIDESGDIIKQLIIQSNYNVVGYDLVPDEKVKILKAFANALDNSQTDVIISTGGTGYTQSDVTAETIRRIFDREIEGFSDVFRLVSYNDPEVRSASYLTKATAGIVNGKVIFLLPGSPDAVKLAMRELILPEVGHLLYIVRRK; encoded by the coding sequence ATGTCATCACATAAGCAACATAGGCAACATGCGCCTACTAATATAAATTTTTACGTAATTACAATTAGCACTTCTAGATATGAAAAGATGATGAAAAAAGAGCCAGTAATAGACGAGTCTGGGGATATTATAAAACAGCTAATTATACAATCGAATTATAATGTAGTAGGCTATGATTTGGTGCCAGATGAAAAAGTAAAGATACTTAAAGCGTTTGCAAATGCCTTAGATAATTCCCAGACTGACGTAATTATATCAACAGGCGGTACTGGTTATACACAGAGTGATGTTACAGCAGAGACTATAAGAAGAATATTCGATAGAGAAATTGAGGGTTTTTCGGATGTATTTAGACTAGTGAGTTATAATGACCCTGAAGTAAGATCTGCATCATATTTGACTAAAGCAACTGCTGGAATAGTAAACGGCAAGGTAATTTTCTTACTGCCAGGTTCGCCAGACGCTGTAAAATTAGCCATGAGGGAGCTAATATTACCAGAAGTTGGCCATTTGCTCTATATTGTTAGGAGAAAATAA
- a CDS encoding sulfite exporter TauE/SafE family protein yields MLSPIEFFVTVVLVSALSGILGALTGLGGATFLVPIYTLYLNVPIAYASGASLISTIATSSGAASAYIRDRITNVKIGMGLEIATTTGSIAGALTVAYIYAHHLEFIVYIVFGIVLLSQVYVQLAKSKFELPKPIKPDWTTRVFELYGKYYDTVLKQEVEYHGVRWWLGEIIMFFAGFISGLLGIGSGALKVLGMDWAMNLPMKVSTTTSNFMIGVTAATGSSIYWILGYIQPFLAAGTALGVLIGAFIGTKILLRVTNKTIRYIFTVILVFLGIQMILRGLGYGL; encoded by the coding sequence ATGCTTTCTCCAATAGAATTTTTTGTTACAGTTGTGCTAGTTAGTGCTCTTTCAGGTATACTAGGCGCTCTGACTGGTTTAGGTGGGGCCACGTTTTTAGTACCAATTTATACATTATATCTAAACGTACCTATTGCATATGCTTCTGGAGCTAGTCTAATTTCAACTATAGCTACTTCTAGCGGTGCAGCTAGTGCATATATTAGGGATAGAATAACTAATGTGAAAATAGGGATGGGGCTTGAGATAGCTACTACAACAGGGTCTATAGCTGGAGCCTTGACAGTAGCATACATCTATGCTCATCATTTAGAATTTATAGTGTATATTGTTTTTGGGATTGTTCTCCTTTCTCAAGTTTATGTGCAACTTGCCAAGTCTAAATTTGAGCTTCCTAAACCCATTAAACCAGATTGGACAACTAGAGTTTTTGAGCTTTATGGAAAATATTATGATACGGTGTTAAAACAAGAGGTTGAATACCACGGTGTTAGGTGGTGGCTTGGCGAAATAATAATGTTTTTTGCTGGTTTCATTTCAGGCTTGTTGGGAATAGGTTCAGGAGCATTAAAGGTTTTAGGTATGGATTGGGCGATGAACCTACCAATGAAAGTTAGTACTACTACAAGTAATTTCATGATTGGTGTTACAGCTGCAACTGGAAGTTCAATTTACTGGATATTGGGATATATACAACCATTTTTAGCTGCGGGTACTGCATTAGGAGTTTTGATTGGGGCATTTATTGGAACTAAAATATTACTGAGAGTTACAAATAAAACTATAAGGTATATTTTTACTGTGATTCTCGTCTTCTTGGGAATTCAAATGATATTAAGGGGTCTGGGATATGGACTTTAA
- a CDS encoding trimeric intracellular cation channel family protein → MYMILELLNVVGIIAFTISGSLKGTNKGLDLFGVIIVGVVTSYAGGIIADILLGIYPPQILKEWNYLLLSVGISIFVFYFYKWLEANPIKIIIAISDAIGLSTFATLGASLAYSYGLNPISVGLIATIVGTGGGVIRDLLVNETPMILTKEIYATAALLGGIIYYFTIPYLHHGSLFVSFLSTFLLRIFAIKYNFNLPRRESNKS, encoded by the coding sequence ATGTATATGATCTTGGAATTACTTAACGTAGTAGGAATAATCGCATTTACAATCTCTGGATCTCTTAAGGGAACTAATAAAGGGTTAGATCTTTTTGGCGTAATAATCGTGGGAGTGGTAACTAGCTATGCTGGAGGTATAATCGCAGATATTTTACTAGGCATATATCCACCACAGATACTTAAGGAATGGAATTATCTACTACTAAGCGTAGGTATTTCCATTTTCGTATTTTATTTCTATAAATGGTTAGAGGCTAATCCAATAAAAATCATAATTGCAATAAGCGATGCCATAGGTCTTTCAACCTTTGCAACATTAGGTGCGTCGTTGGCTTATTCTTATGGATTAAATCCAATATCAGTTGGATTAATTGCAACCATTGTTGGTACTGGAGGGGGTGTAATAAGGGATCTTCTTGTAAACGAAACACCTATGATACTCACTAAGGAAATATATGCTACCGCAGCTCTTCTTGGTGGGATAATATACTATTTCACTATTCCTTACTTGCATCACGGTAGTTTATTTGTAAGTTTTCTAAGCACATTTTTACTGAGAATTTTTGCAATAAAATACAATTTTAATTTACCTAGACGGGAATCTAATAAAAGTTAG
- a CDS encoding DUF1634 domain-containing protein, whose translation MDFNNIIGNTLRIGVIISAIIIIFGVALLFVYNGSNGFTITQISSSNSIVNSSIFKPSEIFSGLPKLYGLDYIYLGLMVLIATPVLRVLLGIAQFASERNKLYTIITVIVFFNLMFAIFILPILISK comes from the coding sequence ATGGACTTTAACAATATTATAGGCAATACATTAAGAATAGGCGTAATTATTAGTGCGATAATAATTATTTTCGGAGTGGCTCTATTATTTGTATACAATGGTTCCAACGGGTTTACTATTACTCAGATATCAAGTTCAAACTCAATTGTTAACAGTTCAATTTTTAAACCTTCTGAAATATTTAGTGGATTACCTAAGCTATACGGCCTAGATTATATATACTTAGGACTAATGGTTCTAATAGCTACTCCAGTACTTAGAGTATTGTTAGGAATAGCACAATTCGCTTCTGAGAGAAATAAATTATATACAATAATAACTGTAATTGTATTTTTCAATCTAATGTTTGCAATATTCATATTACCTATACTCATAAGTAAGTAA
- a CDS encoding 4Fe-4S dicluster domain-containing protein, producing MHNRFYRILKPTKIGNVEVKNVIKYSEGSSMLPNAVPRYEYFRGSEGENVVDFIDYRGIDDLGDKLKIKAGTMWREVLEKYKVEFWSNMDFTVGGSVYFNDPITGFNEFGKINGRVEVDAYLDGKYYSGRYKGGIVINVYLKKEDKEIVYKRLDGELSELIPIIKSWYASRIPVFREVSLVKKGMESYILIPYPKIREVLLQKLLNGFYDEISPVVEQLEYEYWYLGYSSLSDLENIINLMKESQLSVIRFRKDEIAFSIYSNRRLESIGNTLEYSTTEGEGLFNGCILCGKCISVCPYGEQTNDVFHTPLGFYSISYFEKENDLANCHMCGLCEQVCPVRLDITKELRKVTKINQIPPKNLLRSIKSDLNSVLIITSLSEELEDQIIKSLIYLLKKGKRLGIFYLTEDFSKIIKDESSLEELLKFKEIYTITPEEYFYLQRLKKKTVVDIYNLQLLAMNDLKINKDNLHIPCLLRSELNESNFTCSSVFLNILNNKDNINRTIEKKITLCPLTARELNIKTPIDLLEINLDQNYINNFFKKLEIATKDLREDIEEDLGWYKDIDDRIVDEVYSTLIDGIIKGENIENIVLLYFKLNSMNLTENIKGILMDKLTKIIFS from the coding sequence TTGCATAATAGGTTTTACAGAATACTCAAGCCAACAAAAATAGGTAACGTTGAGGTAAAAAACGTAATAAAGTACTCAGAAGGTTCGTCAATGTTGCCAAATGCTGTACCTAGATATGAATACTTTAGGGGGTCAGAGGGTGAGAATGTAGTAGATTTCATTGATTATAGGGGGATAGATGACTTAGGTGACAAACTAAAAATAAAGGCTGGTACTATGTGGAGGGAAGTTCTTGAAAAATATAAGGTAGAATTCTGGTCTAATATGGACTTTACAGTTGGAGGGTCTGTGTATTTTAATGACCCAATTACAGGCTTTAATGAATTTGGCAAGATAAATGGGAGGGTCGAAGTCGATGCTTACCTAGACGGTAAATATTACTCTGGACGATATAAGGGTGGAATTGTAATAAACGTTTATCTGAAAAAAGAGGACAAGGAAATTGTTTATAAAAGATTAGATGGGGAATTATCTGAATTAATTCCTATCATAAAGAGTTGGTACGCTTCGAGAATACCCGTATTTAGGGAAGTCAGCCTTGTAAAGAAAGGGATGGAAAGCTACATACTAATACCATATCCCAAAATAAGAGAAGTGCTGTTACAGAAATTATTAAATGGATTCTATGACGAGATCTCACCAGTAGTTGAGCAGTTAGAATATGAGTATTGGTATCTAGGGTACTCATCTCTAAGTGATCTTGAAAATATAATTAATCTTATGAAAGAATCCCAGCTTTCAGTAATAAGGTTTAGAAAGGATGAAATTGCTTTTTCCATATACTCCAATAGACGACTGGAATCTATAGGAAATACTCTAGAGTATTCTACTACAGAAGGAGAAGGTTTATTTAATGGATGCATTCTGTGTGGTAAGTGTATTAGTGTTTGCCCATACGGTGAACAAACTAATGATGTATTTCACACTCCTCTAGGCTTCTATTCGATTTCGTATTTCGAGAAAGAGAACGATCTAGCTAATTGCCATATGTGTGGGCTTTGTGAACAAGTCTGTCCCGTAAGATTAGACATCACTAAGGAACTAAGAAAAGTGACAAAAATTAATCAAATACCACCTAAGAATCTACTTAGAAGTATTAAGAGTGATCTAAATAGTGTACTAATAATAACATCTCTATCAGAGGAACTTGAAGATCAAATAATTAAATCTCTTATTTATCTACTTAAAAAAGGAAAAAGATTAGGTATATTTTACCTAACCGAAGACTTCTCAAAAATAATTAAGGATGAATCTAGTTTAGAAGAATTGTTAAAGTTTAAGGAAATTTATACGATAACACCTGAAGAGTATTTTTATTTACAGAGATTAAAGAAAAAGACTGTAGTGGATATCTACAATTTACAGTTATTGGCAATGAATGACTTAAAAATCAATAAAGATAATCTTCACATACCATGCTTGCTAAGAAGTGAATTAAACGAGTCAAATTTTACTTGTAGTAGTGTATTTCTTAATATTCTCAATAATAAAGATAATATCAATAGGACAATAGAGAAAAAAATTACATTATGTCCATTAACTGCAAGGGAATTAAATATTAAAACACCAATAGATCTACTTGAAATAAATCTAGATCAAAACTACATTAATAACTTTTTCAAAAAGTTAGAAATTGCCACGAAAGATTTAAGAGAAGATATTGAAGAAGACTTAGGCTGGTACAAGGATATTGACGATAGAATAGTAGATGAAGTATACTCTACATTAATAGATGGAATAATTAAAGGCGAGAACATAGAGAACATAGTTCTACTATACTTCAAACTAAATAGTATGAACTTAACTGAAAACATTAAAGGGATTTTAATGGATAAGCTAACTAAAATTATTTTCTCCTAA
- the queC gene encoding 7-cyano-7-deazaguanine synthase QueC, producing MCSVSGVLILNPKNFDKVERKLADILKRAEDRGRDSFGIVVIQKDGTVKVRKSIGKPSEKEELLYGILDEDSRVVIANNRAEPTTEYVRQKTEEDIQPFIGDRYIVTHNGIIANDLELEKKYELKRKTKIDSAILPSLLDKTWDGNLGTLKGILEQIRGSFALVIGDKRNPDRIFLAQNFKPLYMAYDYSLESIFFTSLDEYFDVKPFDPVNVTKLEPYSVVMVSLNKQITTLPIIEKRKKHKVLVVASGGLDSTVAATKLLREGHEVTLIHFNYHHKAEEREREAVRKIAEYLQVPLIEINTDLFKMIGHATLIKGGGEIVKDRKGEEGAEFAHEWVPARNLIFFSAALAIAEAYGYDAIASGINLEEAGAYPDNEMEFIRMLSKLSPYATGPNKKVDVLMPVGNLVKHEIVKLGYEIGAPLHLTWSCYEGGQKHCGKCGPCYMRRVAFKINGLRDPVEYAEE from the coding sequence GTGTGTAGTGTATCTGGAGTCCTTATATTAAACCCTAAAAATTTTGACAAAGTTGAGCGAAAATTAGCTGATATTCTCAAAAGGGCAGAGGATAGAGGCAGGGATAGTTTTGGAATTGTTGTAATTCAAAAGGACGGTACGGTGAAAGTGAGAAAATCCATAGGGAAGCCTTCAGAAAAAGAGGAATTACTGTATGGAATTTTAGATGAAGACTCTAGAGTAGTAATAGCTAATAATAGGGCAGAGCCTACGACTGAATATGTTAGACAGAAGACTGAAGAGGATATTCAACCCTTTATCGGAGATAGATATATTGTAACCCATAATGGAATAATAGCGAATGATTTAGAATTAGAGAAAAAATATGAGCTTAAAAGAAAAACTAAGATCGATAGTGCAATTCTTCCATCACTTTTAGATAAAACATGGGATGGTAATCTTGGAACATTAAAGGGAATTTTAGAACAAATAAGAGGAAGCTTTGCTTTAGTTATAGGTGATAAGAGAAATCCTGATAGAATATTTCTAGCTCAGAACTTTAAGCCATTATATATGGCTTATGACTACTCGTTGGAGTCAATATTCTTTACGTCTCTTGATGAATATTTTGACGTAAAGCCATTTGACCCAGTAAACGTAACTAAACTAGAACCTTATTCTGTAGTAATGGTGAGTTTAAATAAGCAAATAACTACGTTACCGATCATAGAGAAAAGAAAAAAACATAAGGTACTCGTTGTGGCAAGTGGTGGGCTAGATTCAACTGTTGCGGCTACTAAACTTTTAAGGGAAGGTCACGAAGTTACACTAATACACTTTAATTACCATCATAAAGCTGAGGAAAGGGAAAGAGAGGCAGTGAGGAAGATTGCTGAGTATTTGCAAGTTCCTCTAATTGAAATAAATACAGATTTATTTAAAATGATAGGCCACGCTACACTAATAAAGGGAGGGGGAGAGATAGTTAAGGATAGGAAAGGAGAAGAAGGGGCAGAGTTTGCGCACGAATGGGTTCCTGCAAGAAACCTAATTTTCTTTTCAGCGGCATTAGCAATTGCCGAAGCTTATGGATACGACGCAATAGCCTCTGGGATAAATTTAGAGGAAGCTGGAGCTTATCCAGATAACGAGATGGAGTTCATAAGGATGTTAAGTAAGTTAAGCCCCTATGCGACTGGCCCAAATAAGAAAGTGGATGTATTGATGCCAGTTGGTAATTTAGTGAAGCATGAAATAGTAAAGCTGGGATACGAAATTGGTGCTCCATTACATTTAACATGGAGCTGTTATGAAGGAGGGCAAAAACATTGTGGGAAATGTGGACCTTGCTATATGAGGAGGGTGGCGTTTAAGATTAATGGACTTAGAGATCCAGTGGAGTATGCTGAAGAATGA
- the sul7s gene encoding winged-helix single-stranded DNA-binding protein Sul7s, translating to MEDVKQSVEKIIKDREWITFNDLLKYVPYPAPEVYNALSQLIKENKVGRRGRYFYYVKR from the coding sequence ATGGAAGATGTTAAACAGTCTGTAGAAAAAATAATAAAGGATCGGGAGTGGATAACATTTAATGACCTATTAAAATATGTACCGTATCCAGCTCCAGAAGTTTATAACGCATTATCTCAACTTATTAAGGAAAATAAGGTTGGGAGAAGAGGAAGATATTTCTATTACGTAAAGAGGTAA
- a CDS encoding FAD-dependent oxidoreductase has product MAYQHYDLKITIVGGGIVGSSIYRMLKKNGVEVRLIDPKVKRPFPSLIHSLLLKGKDIELAKLSLNFYKKFNIPYYPFKSYTLGKINPSIVDSWISAGVNINVKYVNWINDETVEAIGGDGLVSVGSLINYTEKITYRANIFVNEGKGFIKINDKLYQSDMIILSAGAWSKYLINVKLPVKTYYCWASLFLSRKKEVGFNIIYDYVNNFYSRPVIGLGLPFAIMGDGKVIEATPFQQNICIEDKNEVSSRISRRLGEVKELYTSGNFCEATPDMRPAYGKIAENVYYIGGFNGYGAEVGPGLANILVEEILSKKEDTYFKEYKVERFNEYNDDFEIGQEPHEL; this is encoded by the coding sequence ATGGCTTATCAACATTACGATTTGAAGATCACCATAGTGGGAGGAGGAATAGTAGGTAGTTCTATTTATAGAATGCTAAAGAAAAATGGAGTTGAAGTACGATTAATTGATCCTAAGGTAAAAAGGCCATTTCCAAGCCTGATTCACTCATTGTTGCTAAAGGGAAAAGATATTGAGTTAGCCAAATTATCTTTAAATTTTTATAAAAAATTCAACATTCCCTATTATCCTTTTAAATCTTATACTTTAGGTAAAATCAACCCCTCTATAGTAGATTCATGGATCTCTGCAGGCGTTAATATTAACGTAAAATACGTGAATTGGATAAATGATGAAACTGTTGAGGCTATAGGTGGAGATGGATTAGTATCTGTTGGAAGTTTAATCAACTATACAGAAAAGATTACATATCGCGCTAATATTTTCGTTAACGAAGGTAAAGGTTTCATTAAGATTAATGATAAATTATACCAAAGCGACATGATAATTCTCTCAGCTGGTGCGTGGAGTAAATATTTAATTAACGTTAAACTTCCCGTAAAGACTTACTATTGTTGGGCTTCATTATTTCTAAGTAGAAAAAAAGAAGTGGGATTTAATATAATATATGATTATGTTAATAATTTCTATTCGAGGCCCGTTATAGGACTTGGATTACCCTTTGCTATCATGGGAGATGGGAAAGTTATAGAAGCTACTCCCTTTCAGCAAAATATCTGCATAGAAGATAAGAATGAGGTTTCATCCAGAATTTCTAGGAGGTTAGGAGAAGTTAAGGAATTATATACTTCTGGTAATTTCTGTGAGGCTACACCAGACATGAGACCCGCATACGGGAAAATAGCTGAGAATGTGTATTACATTGGTGGATTCAACGGTTATGGTGCTGAAGTAGGACCAGGGTTAGCTAACATCCTTGTAGAAGAGATCTTATCTAAAAAAGAGGACACTTATTTTAAAGAATATAAAGTGGAGAGATTTAATGAATATAACGACGATTTCGAAATAGGACAAGAACCTCATGAATTATAG